The Carnobacterium sp. 17-4 genome has a window encoding:
- a CDS encoding PEP/pyruvate-binding domain-containing protein encodes MNALIDLSQLGLQVPKGYFISEDKLTSLWMEAIPELVGLESTVQPNLPTYETIVQHLDQLSFPAELHTEISDLMPPNKTYIVRSSGLMEDQASTSFAGQYDTIANCTTTDEIISALKQCIASLFKPAVLSYWQTHQLDIQNLRMSVIIQEQVSAVSSGVAFTLNPLTNNDRQLTLEVVEGEGEKLVSGLVTPEQLTIEWFSTIGPINASQILSSDQLKQLQEQLLLIATFYGYPVDVEFCFSKDSLFFLQARPITTIRRKINEGNWTTTNFRDGGVAAQPCPGLMWSLYRESWQTSLEKFLIQNKLYDSMNIKQLSINHFARPYWNIGVVKEAMSRIPGYIEREFDDELGVYKNYQGDGYKSKLTVKTISHLLTVATRITKTTQQQRQTAAQQHTQLLKLYNSIDKKIQALSSTTDQQDIETLWETVINDAYLQSEQTYFWQVYVNTVQLSMKKTTLLKTLPLETFFQLISKLGTVSHIQPLQDLYEIVEIIVTNDKFKQEWMTNSSLEINTLLNKQPHRQDAQRIQAFQETFGYHSNRELNLLVPSYSEDQQLVVDLLKDYVDHPEKLTTVQRPFSQTLTDNQMKKLIKPYISKWQRTKVMKNIKMLRELLWWREEFKDVSTRFYHLIRQVTLKLGERYSQLGYIDQAEDLFYLEKETIHSFITNQLSQESLQKSVQDNRMYCQAYRHFVPPGDLMEASASPEIENLMVDKQFSLSGIGANDGIVSGKVRILLDPKDIYQLEAGEILVTRFTDTGWSHAFGSIKGLITETGGVLCHASIVAREFGIPTIVCATQATEKLKTGMNATMNGTTGEITIQKGGC; translated from the coding sequence ATAAATGCGTTAATCGATTTATCTCAGTTAGGCCTTCAGGTACCTAAAGGCTATTTCATTTCAGAAGATAAGCTCACTTCACTATGGATGGAAGCAATCCCAGAACTAGTAGGATTAGAATCAACGGTTCAACCTAACCTGCCTACTTATGAAACGATTGTTCAACATCTGGACCAGCTGAGTTTCCCAGCGGAATTGCATACAGAAATAAGCGATCTAATGCCTCCTAATAAAACCTATATCGTACGAAGCAGTGGCCTGATGGAAGACCAAGCATCCACTTCTTTTGCTGGACAATACGACACAATTGCAAACTGTACGACGACTGACGAAATCATTTCTGCGTTAAAGCAGTGCATTGCGTCTCTTTTTAAGCCAGCTGTTTTAAGTTATTGGCAGACACATCAATTGGATATTCAAAATCTAAGAATGTCTGTCATTATTCAAGAACAGGTTTCAGCAGTGTCCAGTGGTGTGGCGTTTACTCTCAATCCTTTGACAAATAATGATCGCCAGTTAACGCTTGAAGTAGTAGAAGGCGAAGGAGAAAAGCTTGTTAGCGGACTGGTTACCCCTGAACAATTGACGATCGAATGGTTTTCAACAATTGGGCCAATAAATGCCTCCCAAATTTTATCTTCAGACCAGTTGAAGCAACTTCAAGAACAATTGCTTTTGATTGCAACCTTTTATGGCTATCCTGTCGATGTAGAATTTTGCTTCAGCAAAGATTCCTTATTTTTCTTGCAAGCTCGCCCGATCACAACCATCCGTCGAAAAATCAATGAAGGCAATTGGACCACTACGAATTTTCGTGATGGCGGTGTCGCTGCTCAGCCTTGTCCAGGATTGATGTGGAGTTTATACCGTGAATCATGGCAGACCTCGTTAGAAAAATTTCTGATTCAAAATAAGTTATACGATTCAATGAACATCAAGCAACTATCCATCAATCATTTTGCAAGACCTTATTGGAATATTGGTGTTGTCAAAGAAGCCATGTCACGAATACCTGGCTATATTGAACGCGAATTTGATGACGAGCTTGGCGTTTATAAAAATTATCAAGGAGATGGCTATAAAAGCAAGCTGACAGTTAAGACGATCAGCCATTTACTAACTGTGGCGACTCGCATCACTAAAACGACTCAGCAACAGCGTCAAACGGCAGCACAGCAACATACGCAACTATTAAAACTATATAACTCAATCGATAAAAAAATCCAAGCGCTATCTTCCACAACAGATCAGCAAGACATTGAAACGTTATGGGAAACCGTCATCAACGATGCTTACTTGCAAAGTGAACAGACTTATTTCTGGCAAGTATATGTCAACACAGTACAACTTTCCATGAAAAAAACAACATTATTAAAAACATTGCCATTAGAGACCTTTTTCCAGCTTATCTCAAAATTAGGCACAGTTTCACATATCCAACCGCTACAGGATCTGTATGAGATCGTTGAGATCATCGTTACAAACGACAAGTTCAAGCAGGAATGGATGACAAATAGTTCATTAGAAATCAACACGTTGCTAAACAAACAGCCCCATCGTCAGGATGCGCAACGGATTCAAGCTTTTCAAGAAACCTTTGGCTATCATTCAAATCGTGAACTGAATTTATTGGTGCCAAGTTACAGCGAAGACCAACAGCTCGTTGTTGATCTGTTGAAAGACTACGTGGATCATCCAGAGAAACTCACGACCGTTCAACGCCCCTTCTCACAAACGCTGACAGATAATCAGATGAAAAAACTGATAAAGCCCTACATCTCTAAATGGCAACGTACCAAAGTAATGAAAAATATCAAAATGCTACGTGAATTATTGTGGTGGCGTGAGGAGTTTAAAGATGTATCAACTCGTTTTTATCATTTGATTCGTCAAGTCACTTTGAAATTAGGTGAACGGTATTCCCAACTAGGGTATATTGATCAAGCAGAAGACCTCTTCTATCTTGAGAAAGAAACAATACACTCTTTTATCACCAACCAGTTATCTCAAGAAAGTCTTCAAAAATCTGTTCAAGACAATCGTATGTATTGTCAGGCTTATCGCCACTTTGTTCCTCCAGGAGATTTAATGGAGGCAAGTGCTTCTCCAGAGATTGAAAATCTTATGGTAGATAAACAATTCAGTTTATCTGGAATCGGTGCGAACGATGGGATTGTTTCTGGAAAAGTCAGAATTCTGTTAGATCCTAAAGACATCTACCAGTTGGAGGCTGGCGAAATCTTGGTAACTCGTTTTACAGATACAGGATGGAGTCACGCCTTTGGTTCCATTAAAGGCCTGATTACAGAGACTGGCGGCGTTTTGTGCCATGCCTCAATTGTTGCCAGAGAATTTGGGATTCCAACAATTGTCTGTGCAACACAAGCTACAGAGAAATTAAAAACCGGTATGAATGCTACAATGAATGGAACAACTGGTGAAATTACAATTCAAAAAGGTGGGTGCTAA
- a CDS encoding CDP-alcohol phosphatidyltransferase family protein — MFIGEYGKFVYLTYFGTALSLVAMHFIIQGEMIWAMSCFIVSGLCDLFDGMVARSFDRTKAQEQFGVEIDTLCDMISFAALPAILLISQGRFPLVNIFLAIIYVIAAVTRLAYFNRETKDNLAERAPYFRGVPVTYGALVFPVGYLISEWLTSGSFQYVLLLLAPMMAFLFIWDIKIPKPNRVMYLFFLGLALVTLFGLWRL, encoded by the coding sequence ATGTTTATTGGAGAATATGGAAAGTTTGTCTATTTAACCTATTTTGGGACCGCCCTGTCGTTAGTAGCAATGCATTTCATCATTCAAGGTGAGATGATTTGGGCGATGAGCTGCTTTATTGTGAGCGGGCTTTGTGATTTATTTGATGGCATGGTTGCGCGTTCCTTTGATAGAACAAAAGCGCAAGAACAATTTGGTGTGGAGATCGATACTTTATGCGATATGATCAGCTTTGCGGCGTTACCTGCAATTTTATTGATTTCACAAGGTCGCTTCCCTTTAGTGAACATTTTTTTAGCTATTATTTATGTCATCGCTGCTGTTACAAGACTGGCTTATTTCAATCGTGAAACAAAGGACAATCTGGCAGAAAGAGCGCCTTATTTTCGGGGAGTTCCGGTTACCTATGGTGCACTTGTTTTTCCAGTCGGTTATTTGATAAGTGAATGGTTAACAAGCGGTAGTTTTCAATATGTTCTTCTATTGCTTGCTCCTATGATGGCTTTTCTATTCATCTGGGATATTAAAATTCCTAAACCCAATCGAGTGATGTATCTCTTTTTCCTAGGACTGGCGCTCGTGACTTTATTTGGATTATGGAGATTATAG
- a CDS encoding phosphatidylserine decarboxylase yields MVKVYQRETKSIIEPKEYQAAWLKRLYQTKWGNVLLPMVTSPLFSIAWTAIDHTRLSKNKIAPFVKEYDINLSDYESANYQSFAKFFIRKLKATNVYVSPSNRVCAVAQAKLLTVPIHSDQTFIVKGQNYHLEDILQDRSLADYYEGGTLFIYRLAVDDYHRYLVSETGTVIHRRKIRGKLHTVREIAQQHFQLFKENKREYCLIETKKLGMIMQMEVGALLVGKIYNQPFDSYPRGKEKGWFSLGGSTILVAYPKGTVTVDQDIDYYSNLNTETQVNIGEGIGLKTC; encoded by the coding sequence ATGGTAAAGGTCTATCAGCGTGAAACGAAATCGATCATTGAACCTAAGGAATATCAAGCAGCATGGCTAAAACGATTGTATCAAACAAAGTGGGGAAACGTTTTGCTTCCCATGGTCACTTCTCCATTATTTTCAATCGCATGGACAGCTATTGACCATACACGACTTTCTAAAAACAAAATCGCTCCATTTGTCAAAGAGTATGACATCAACTTAAGCGATTACGAATCCGCAAACTACCAGTCTTTTGCAAAATTCTTTATCCGAAAATTAAAAGCGACCAACGTTTACGTAAGTCCATCTAATCGCGTTTGCGCTGTTGCGCAAGCGAAACTATTAACTGTTCCCATTCATAGTGATCAGACTTTTATCGTCAAAGGACAGAACTATCATTTAGAAGATATCCTTCAAGACCGTTCTTTAGCTGATTATTATGAGGGTGGCACATTATTTATTTACCGATTAGCAGTCGATGATTACCATCGTTATCTGGTAAGTGAAACAGGCACGGTTATTCATCGTCGAAAAATTCGCGGAAAATTACATACGGTCAGAGAAATCGCACAACAACACTTTCAATTATTCAAAGAAAATAAAAGAGAGTATTGTCTAATCGAAACAAAGAAATTAGGTATGATCATGCAGATGGAAGTCGGAGCACTTTTGGTTGGCAAGATTTATAATCAACCATTCGATAGTTATCCGCGAGGGAAAGAAAAAGGCTGGTTTAGCCTAGGCGGGTCCACTATACTGGTGGCCTATCCAAAGGGTACCGTTACCGTTGATCAAGATATTGATTATTATTCGAATCTAAATACAGAAACACAAGTCAACATAGGGGAAGGAATTGGTCTGAAAACATGCTAA
- a CDS encoding prenyltransferase (UbiA prenyltransferase family catalyzes the transfer of a prenyl group to various acceptors with hydrophobic ring structures in the biosynthesis of respiratory quinones, hemes, chlorophylls, vitamin E, and shikonin), with protein MLKRLLTYYKEMYPLIPRFLLAIIYFFEIYFILLLNVGKSDFSIGIQEWTGVWTIFTFLMALRIADDFKDYEHDQRLFPDRALPSGRVKKRDLAIALAVMVTITVVLNVFFMNNIGWFLFLFIYGTLMSLWFFSKVKIQKSLPLALVTHNPVMMVMNIYIITFVCYKYQLPLLSLPTVLLAFTMYFPSLIWEISRKIRAPKDETEYVTYSQLFTYQKATRFVQVLTIIDILTNFILLWNISKIGVVVLLVNVIWMTIQFQQFIHDPTRFSIKNRVERYTYITETTMVLSVAAHLFIQGFVR; from the coding sequence ATGCTAAAGAGATTATTAACTTACTATAAAGAAATGTACCCACTAATTCCGCGATTCCTATTAGCGATCATCTACTTTTTTGAAATCTACTTTATCTTACTGCTTAACGTAGGAAAGTCAGATTTTTCAATAGGAATACAAGAATGGACCGGAGTTTGGACAATATTTACTTTTTTGATGGCACTTAGGATCGCAGATGATTTTAAAGACTACGAACACGATCAACGATTATTTCCTGATCGAGCACTGCCTTCTGGTAGAGTTAAGAAACGTGATTTAGCTATTGCTTTGGCTGTCATGGTCACGATCACCGTTGTGCTGAATGTCTTCTTTATGAATAATATAGGCTGGTTTCTCTTTTTATTCATCTATGGAACCTTGATGTCGTTGTGGTTTTTCAGCAAAGTCAAAATTCAAAAATCATTGCCTTTAGCACTGGTTACTCATAATCCTGTGATGATGGTCATGAATATCTATATCATCACATTCGTTTGTTACAAATATCAATTGCCATTGCTGTCATTACCTACTGTCCTACTGGCATTTACGATGTATTTCCCAAGTTTGATATGGGAAATCAGCCGTAAAATAAGAGCACCCAAAGACGAGACAGAATATGTGACATACTCCCAACTCTTCACTTATCAAAAAGCCACACGTTTCGTTCAAGTGCTGACGATTATTGATATTTTAACGAATTTTATTCTATTATGGAACATTTCAAAAATCGGCGTCGTTGTTCTATTGGTGAATGTCATCTGGATGACGATTCAATTTCAACAATTCATTCATGATCCGACACGTTTCAGTATCAAAAATCGAGTGGAACGTTATACCTACATTACGGAAACAACGATGGTTCTTTCGGTTGCAGCACATCTATTTATACAGGGGTTTGTAAGATGA
- a CDS encoding phosphoenolpyruvate synthase, translating into MKQLTNFHRRSVGSKAANLYLMKEQGLVVPPFSVFSFDLFDETDVHTFLKEQQAAYQTGNDTLNELSQRLQQEFKAKFLQEDFTAIHEFSRHASGKHTYSVRSSANVEDDASASFAGQFSTRLFVEIDDLVEAVEETLLSLYQPSALSYYFENSISLEAVKLYVILQDMISGDLSGVYFTANPQGLLNEQLIVVGVGVGSGIVEDKVDTTMVTIHSDDQLSYFETSGTSPILTEKQQVELESMAEKVTDIFGPRMDIEFTFLNDQLYVLQARPITKMPTEPVIILDNSNIVESYPGTTTPLTFSFIQEAYGSIFRGLAKRMLKNDTQTLQSFEPIFQNMIAQVNSRVYYQITNWYKLLHLLPFSKQIIPIWQDMLGVQATDISATTVKISRSTRLKIIGRIIKSFIQVPRSMKQLDSDFEAISEHFNQTYTREASFEELHQLFEQIKRQVLEQWDVTLINDLYAFVYTGLLKKVCPPEEVQEEIAGIEQIESMKPVFELNKIIYAIQEEQNSDYRKKIDSLSAERAADFIDEDTDPITQDIRRFIHQFGDRAPEELKLETATFRSHPFSLIQLIQQQLELPQTAIRTDSKATATSKSRNPLVNGLKKRAMTGIKYRESSRLNRTRIYGMMRLIFITLGEQLVKGNRLEQSEDVFYLTMAELFDLASHRDLSNMQTEIQKRKYKRSVDQKLPAFSRLIYAGSIFEKYPQNINQQQIVSTNHQDFQGIGCSKGVVRGQVLVVEDIQAVNVQQSYNKIIVTKMTDPGWVYLLTQSKGIIAEKGSLLSHTAIISRELGIPSVVNVKQATQQLTTGEWIEINGQTGLIKRLEDENDYS; encoded by the coding sequence ATGAAACAACTCACTAACTTTCACCGTCGATCGGTAGGTTCAAAAGCAGCTAATTTGTATCTCATGAAAGAGCAGGGTCTCGTTGTCCCTCCTTTTTCAGTTTTTTCATTTGATCTTTTTGATGAAACAGATGTACATACCTTCTTGAAGGAGCAGCAAGCAGCATATCAAACAGGAAACGATACATTGAATGAATTGAGTCAACGATTGCAGCAAGAATTTAAGGCGAAATTTTTGCAAGAAGATTTTACAGCTATCCATGAATTTAGCAGACACGCATCTGGCAAGCATACCTACTCTGTGCGATCTTCAGCAAACGTTGAGGATGATGCCTCTGCCTCATTTGCTGGACAATTTTCTACGCGTTTGTTTGTTGAAATAGATGACTTAGTTGAGGCTGTAGAGGAAACTCTTTTGTCGTTGTACCAGCCCTCTGCATTGAGTTACTACTTTGAAAATAGCATCTCGTTAGAAGCTGTTAAATTATACGTCATCCTTCAAGACATGATTTCAGGAGATTTATCTGGGGTCTATTTTACCGCGAATCCTCAAGGGTTATTGAACGAACAGTTAATTGTTGTCGGCGTTGGCGTTGGTAGCGGGATCGTTGAAGATAAAGTAGATACAACGATGGTTACGATCCATTCGGATGATCAATTGTCTTACTTTGAAACTTCTGGGACTTCTCCAATCTTAACAGAGAAACAACAAGTCGAGTTAGAATCCATGGCGGAGAAAGTAACGGACATCTTTGGTCCGCGAATGGATATTGAATTTACTTTTTTGAATGACCAACTGTACGTTTTACAGGCACGCCCCATCACAAAAATGCCTACAGAACCGGTGATTATTTTAGATAATAGCAATATCGTAGAAAGTTATCCCGGAACAACGACTCCTTTGACATTCAGTTTCATTCAAGAAGCTTATGGGAGTATTTTTAGAGGTTTGGCCAAACGTATGCTAAAAAACGATACGCAGACACTTCAATCGTTTGAGCCCATTTTTCAAAATATGATTGCTCAAGTAAACAGCCGTGTGTATTATCAAATCACTAATTGGTACAAATTACTTCATCTTCTGCCTTTTTCTAAACAGATCATCCCTATTTGGCAAGACATGTTAGGTGTTCAAGCCACCGATATCTCTGCAACTACAGTCAAAATCAGCCGATCAACTCGACTGAAAATCATAGGACGCATCATTAAGAGTTTTATCCAAGTACCTCGTTCAATGAAACAACTCGATTCAGATTTTGAAGCGATCTCTGAACATTTCAATCAAACGTATACGCGAGAGGCTTCATTTGAAGAACTTCATCAATTATTTGAGCAGATCAAACGACAAGTATTGGAACAATGGGATGTCACTTTGATCAATGATCTCTATGCGTTTGTTTATACTGGGCTGTTAAAAAAGGTCTGTCCGCCTGAAGAAGTCCAAGAAGAAATAGCCGGGATTGAACAAATTGAAAGTATGAAGCCAGTTTTTGAACTGAATAAAATTATTTATGCCATTCAGGAAGAACAAAATAGTGACTATCGAAAAAAAATCGACAGTCTTTCTGCGGAACGTGCAGCTGATTTTATTGATGAAGATACAGATCCTATCACACAAGATATTCGACGTTTCATTCATCAATTTGGAGATCGAGCTCCAGAAGAATTAAAATTGGAAACAGCAACCTTTCGTAGTCATCCTTTTTCATTAATTCAACTGATCCAACAGCAGTTGGAATTGCCGCAAACAGCTATACGTACTGACTCTAAAGCAACGGCAACAAGCAAATCACGGAATCCCTTGGTGAATGGGCTGAAGAAACGCGCTATGACAGGGATCAAATACAGAGAAAGTTCTCGATTGAATCGCACAAGAATTTATGGAATGATGCGCCTCATCTTTATCACCCTGGGCGAACAGTTGGTAAAAGGAAACCGTCTTGAGCAATCAGAAGATGTGTTTTATTTAACGATGGCTGAATTATTCGACTTGGCTAGCCATAGAGACCTTTCAAACATGCAGACAGAGATACAAAAGCGGAAATATAAACGGTCTGTAGATCAGAAACTACCTGCATTCAGCCGGTTGATCTATGCTGGAAGTATTTTTGAAAAATATCCACAAAATATCAATCAGCAGCAGATCGTCTCAACCAACCACCAGGACTTCCAAGGAATCGGTTGTTCAAAAGGCGTAGTTCGAGGGCAAGTTTTAGTTGTCGAAGATATTCAAGCCGTTAATGTTCAGCAATCCTATAATAAAATTATCGTCACAAAAATGACGGATCCGGGATGGGTGTATTTACTGACTCAATCAAAAGGGATCATTGCGGAAAAAGGATCGCTTTTATCCCACACAGCAATCATCTCTCGCGAATTAGGTATTCCTTCTGTCGTCAATGTCAAACAAGCCACACAACAACTAACGACTGGAGAGTGGATTGAAATAAACGGACAGACCGGCCTGATCAAACGTTTGGAGGATGAAAATGACTACTCCTAA
- a CDS encoding SDR family oxidoreductase → MKVLVVGANGKVARHFADFAKEDSAIEEIAMIRKAEQVSFFEERGIETVLLDLVKNSVDELAEAMKNVDAVIFSAGAGGSGVDKTILIDLDGAIKTMTAAEQAGVKRFVMVSTFRTGREEMAKEHDLQIYTIAKNYADEWLKNRTELDWTIVHPGMLVDEPGTNKIKVGMGQDINEIPRQDVAQTLISVLHNDNTIKQEFEVLAGDTAVEEAIRNLN, encoded by the coding sequence ATGAAAGTATTAGTTGTAGGTGCCAATGGAAAAGTAGCTCGTCATTTTGCTGATTTTGCTAAAGAGGATTCTGCTATTGAAGAAATCGCAATGATTCGCAAAGCTGAACAAGTGAGTTTCTTCGAAGAACGAGGGATTGAAACGGTTCTTTTAGATCTTGTTAAAAATTCAGTAGATGAATTGGCAGAAGCTATGAAAAATGTCGATGCAGTTATCTTCAGTGCTGGAGCTGGTGGAAGTGGCGTGGACAAAACCATTTTGATTGACTTGGATGGAGCCATTAAAACAATGACTGCTGCAGAACAAGCAGGTGTTAAACGTTTTGTTATGGTCAGCACCTTCCGCACAGGACGTGAAGAAATGGCTAAAGAACATGATTTGCAAATTTACACCATCGCAAAAAATTATGCGGATGAATGGTTAAAAAATCGTACAGAACTAGATTGGACGATTGTCCATCCTGGTATGTTAGTTGATGAACCTGGTACCAATAAAATAAAAGTTGGTATGGGACAAGACATAAATGAGATTCCACGTCAAGACGTAGCTCAAACCTTGATTTCGGTACTTCATAATGACAACACGATCAAACAAGAATTTGAAGTTCTAGCTGGTGATACAGCTGTTGAAGAAGCTATCCGTAATTTAAACTAA
- a CDS encoding aldo/keto reductase, with product MVVNETYTLINGVKIPKLGLGTWMIDNEAVVQVVKDALDSGYRHIDTAEAYLNEEGVGRGLKESGVNRENVFVTTKLEGDIKNYEEAVKAIEKSLELLNVDYIDLMIIHSPQPWANFRDGNHYFEGNLEAWRALEEAYEAGKLRAIGVSNFEQVDLENLITNGTVKPMVNQVLAHITNVPTDVIEYCQSQDIIVEAYSPIAHGAILDHAVVKEMAEKYKASPAQLSIRYVLQLGTVALPKTTNKDHMKSNADIDFTISEEDMNTLNELPLIETYGDDQVMPVFSSQYNKK from the coding sequence ATGGTAGTAAACGAAACGTATACATTAATAAATGGAGTTAAAATCCCTAAATTAGGTTTAGGAACTTGGATGATAGATAATGAAGCAGTTGTTCAAGTTGTAAAGGATGCGCTTGATTCAGGTTACCGTCACATTGACACAGCTGAAGCTTATCTTAACGAAGAAGGTGTAGGTCGTGGTCTTAAAGAGTCTGGTGTTAACCGCGAAAATGTTTTTGTCACTACGAAACTCGAAGGTGATATCAAAAATTATGAGGAAGCGGTCAAAGCAATCGAGAAATCACTCGAACTTTTAAATGTGGATTATATCGACTTAATGATTATTCATAGTCCACAACCTTGGGCAAATTTCCGTGATGGCAACCATTACTTCGAAGGGAACTTAGAAGCATGGCGTGCCTTAGAAGAAGCGTATGAAGCAGGCAAATTACGTGCAATTGGTGTGTCTAATTTCGAGCAAGTAGACTTGGAAAACTTGATCACTAATGGAACAGTCAAACCAATGGTAAATCAAGTTCTTGCACACATTACCAATGTTCCAACCGACGTCATTGAGTATTGTCAAAGTCAAGACATCATTGTCGAAGCTTACTCACCAATTGCTCACGGAGCTATTCTTGATCATGCAGTTGTTAAAGAGATGGCTGAAAAATATAAGGCTTCACCTGCTCAATTAAGTATTCGCTATGTCTTGCAATTAGGCACAGTTGCTTTACCCAAAACGACTAATAAGGATCATATGAAATCAAATGCTGATATCGACTTTACAATCTCTGAAGAGGATATGAATACGTTAAATGAGTTGCCTCTTATCGAAACCTATGGTGACGATCAGGTTATGCCAGTGTTTAGTTCACAATACAACAAAAAGTAA
- a CDS encoding DapH/DapD/GlmU-related protein, with amino-acid sequence MKDLLSRIIRKEIVKGSYYFEEIHEQKVENERLVMELNTGYHTPTEVRTSLEKITGQSIDSSVTVSLPFYTDFGKHISFGKDIFINQNVTFVDLGGVFLEDNVLIGPGARLITVNHLVDPAKRRGIIVDSIRIKENAWIGANATVLAGVTVGKNAIVAADATVTKDVPDNVIVAGTPARITKEIDFH; translated from the coding sequence ATGAAAGACTTATTAAGCCGAATTATTAGGAAAGAGATAGTGAAAGGTTCTTATTATTTTGAAGAAATACATGAGCAAAAGGTCGAAAATGAAAGGTTAGTCATGGAATTGAATACGGGTTACCATACTCCCACAGAGGTACGCACATCCCTTGAAAAAATTACGGGTCAATCGATTGATTCTTCGGTTACGGTATCTTTACCCTTTTACACAGATTTTGGAAAACACATTTCATTTGGGAAAGATATTTTTATCAATCAAAACGTTACCTTTGTTGATTTAGGCGGTGTTTTCCTTGAAGATAATGTCTTGATCGGACCTGGCGCGCGTTTAATCACAGTGAATCATTTGGTGGATCCAGCAAAAAGAAGAGGAATCATTGTAGATTCGATTCGAATCAAAGAGAATGCTTGGATCGGAGCAAATGCAACCGTTCTGGCTGGCGTAACGGTTGGCAAAAATGCTATTGTTGCAGCAGATGCTACAGTCACTAAAGATGTACCAGACAATGTGATTGTTGCGGGTACACCTGCGAGAATCACTAAAGAAATCGACTTTCATTAA
- a CDS encoding LysR family transcriptional regulator has translation MDFRVLNYFLTVAQEKTISKAAESLHLSQPTLSKQLKELEEELGVQLFTRGNREITLTEDGHYLVNRGKEILSLVDTTMTNLSSNETISGEIVIGGGETKAMQFIAESVRVLTEEYPDVKIHLYSGNADDVSEKLDKGILDFGIVIDPVEKKKYDYLRLPRTDHWGILFHNDHPYAKKEAILPDDLQFLSLFVSSQSLVDNQIGDWMGKNLESQQIIGTYNLLYNASIMVREGIGCALCIDGIINTQGTNLTFVPLRPRLEANLNMIWKKNAIHSKAATVFLNAIQTSIHL, from the coding sequence TTGGATTTTCGTGTATTGAATTATTTTTTGACGGTGGCTCAAGAAAAAACAATTAGTAAAGCAGCAGAATCCTTACATTTGTCTCAACCGACCTTATCTAAGCAACTAAAAGAACTGGAAGAAGAGTTGGGCGTTCAATTATTTACTCGCGGAAACCGCGAAATCACCTTAACTGAAGATGGGCACTATTTGGTAAACCGTGGTAAAGAAATCCTTTCATTGGTCGATACCACAATGACAAACTTATCGAGTAATGAAACGATCAGCGGGGAAATCGTCATTGGCGGTGGCGAAACCAAAGCCATGCAATTTATAGCTGAAAGTGTACGTGTCTTAACTGAAGAATATCCTGATGTGAAAATCCATTTATATAGTGGAAATGCAGATGATGTTTCTGAGAAATTGGACAAGGGGATCTTGGATTTTGGGATCGTTATCGATCCAGTAGAAAAGAAAAAATACGATTACTTAAGACTGCCTAGAACCGATCATTGGGGCATTTTATTCCACAATGATCACCCCTATGCAAAAAAAGAAGCTATCTTACCTGATGATCTACAGTTTCTATCACTCTTTGTTTCAAGCCAATCCTTAGTCGATAATCAAATTGGTGACTGGATGGGGAAGAATCTTGAGAGTCAACAAATCATCGGTACTTATAATCTTTTGTACAATGCTTCTATTATGGTACGTGAAGGCATAGGTTGTGCATTATGTATTGATGGAATCATAAATACGCAAGGAACGAATCTAACATTTGTTCCTTTAAGACCCCGTTTAGAGGCTAACTTAAATATGATATGGAAAAAGAATGCCATTCATTCAAAAGCAGCAACTGTGTTTTTGAACGCCATCCAAACGTCTATCCATTTATAG